From Streptomyces qinzhouensis, one genomic window encodes:
- a CDS encoding class F sortase — protein MSAKAKWGLAAAVCAGLWLVHDGARTVTPPAPSAAQAFAAGPRFHTDAAADPLPPSQPLRFRIPDIDVDAPFTGLGLGRDGSLDVPPAENRNLVGWFRQGTPPGSRGTSVVAGHVDNASGPAALYALGALAKGHRIEIVRADRQVAVFTIDAIEVYEADAFPDTKVYGPKDRAELRVITCGGGFSKKTGYRGNVVAYAHLIGVRKV, from the coding sequence TTGAGCGCCAAAGCCAAATGGGGTCTGGCCGCCGCCGTCTGCGCCGGACTGTGGCTCGTCCACGACGGCGCGCGGACCGTGACCCCGCCCGCCCCGTCCGCCGCACAGGCCTTCGCGGCGGGCCCCCGGTTCCATACGGATGCCGCGGCCGACCCCCTGCCACCGTCCCAGCCGCTGCGATTCCGCATTCCGGACATCGACGTCGATGCCCCGTTCACCGGTCTCGGCCTCGGCCGGGACGGCAGTCTCGATGTACCACCCGCCGAGAACCGGAATCTGGTGGGCTGGTTCCGGCAGGGCACCCCGCCGGGCTCCCGGGGCACATCCGTCGTCGCCGGTCATGTCGACAACGCGAGCGGTCCGGCCGCCCTGTACGCGCTGGGCGCCCTGGCGAAGGGCCATCGCATCGAGATCGTCCGGGCCGACCGGCAGGTGGCCGTGTTCACCATCGACGCCATCGAGGTGTACGAGGCCGACGCCTTTCCCGACACCAAGGTGTACGGCCCGAAGGACCGCGCCGAACTCCGCGTGATCACCTGTGGCGGCGGTTTCAGCAAGAAGACCGGCTACCGGGGCAATGTCGTCGCCTACGCCCATCTCATCGGGGTCCGGAAGGTGTGA
- a CDS encoding deoxyguanosinetriphosphate triphosphohydrolase, giving the protein MEGTTGTTSNGPGPRGPHPHAYGHPAAPGPGGAQEHPGHPRDPGSYGGGGGSGDDVFGYDETATARWAPEPDKRPGRTAFQRDRARVLHSAALRRLAGKTQVVTPGTRNQAWDASPRTRLTHSLECAQVGRELGAALGCDPDLVEAACLAHDLGHPPFGHNGEVALNEVARDCGGFEGNAQSLRLLTRIEPKRFLTPEDGAPVSVGLNLTRAALDAATKYPWPLGGHPTDPGSVKFGVYEDDLPVFAWVRDGAPRHRRCFEAQVMDWSDDVAYSVHDFEDGLHAGHIDPNLLLAEPERAEIWRVALGRYVPADTDPAELAEALDRLLDQEWWPHHYDGSAPAQARLKDATSQLIGRFCLAAEGATRQTYGTGRLTRYAAELVVPPATRNECAVLKAVADRYVMQRAEQEAIRADQRVVVAELAEALTRRAPDGLDPQFRALFDAAPDDRARGRVIVDQIAALTDASAVTLHAQLTARR; this is encoded by the coding sequence ATGGAAGGCACCACCGGCACCACATCGAACGGGCCCGGACCCCGGGGCCCGCACCCCCACGCCTACGGCCACCCGGCCGCCCCCGGCCCCGGCGGCGCGCAGGAACACCCGGGCCACCCCCGAGACCCCGGCTCGTACGGCGGCGGTGGCGGTAGCGGTGATGACGTATTCGGATACGACGAGACGGCCACCGCCCGCTGGGCCCCCGAGCCCGACAAACGCCCCGGCCGGACCGCTTTCCAGCGCGACCGCGCCCGGGTGCTGCACTCCGCCGCCCTGCGCCGCCTCGCGGGCAAGACACAGGTCGTCACCCCCGGCACCCGCAACCAGGCCTGGGACGCCAGCCCCCGCACCCGGCTCACCCACTCCCTCGAATGCGCCCAGGTCGGCCGGGAACTGGGCGCCGCCCTCGGCTGCGACCCCGATCTCGTCGAGGCCGCCTGCCTCGCCCACGACCTCGGCCATCCGCCCTTCGGCCACAACGGCGAGGTGGCGCTCAACGAGGTCGCCCGGGACTGCGGCGGCTTCGAGGGCAACGCCCAGTCCCTTCGGCTGCTCACCCGGATCGAACCCAAGCGGTTCCTCACCCCCGAGGACGGCGCCCCCGTCAGCGTCGGACTGAACCTGACCCGCGCCGCCCTCGACGCCGCGACCAAATACCCCTGGCCGCTCGGCGGCCACCCCACCGACCCCGGCTCCGTCAAATTCGGGGTGTACGAGGACGATCTGCCCGTCTTCGCCTGGGTCCGCGACGGCGCCCCCCGGCACCGCCGCTGTTTCGAGGCCCAGGTGATGGACTGGTCCGACGACGTCGCCTACTCGGTCCACGACTTCGAGGACGGACTCCACGCCGGGCACATCGACCCCAATCTGCTGCTCGCCGAACCCGAGCGGGCCGAGATCTGGCGGGTCGCCCTCGGCCGCTACGTCCCCGCCGACACCGACCCGGCGGAACTCGCCGAGGCCCTCGACCGCCTCCTCGACCAGGAGTGGTGGCCCCACCACTACGACGGCTCGGCCCCCGCCCAGGCCCGCCTCAAGGACGCCACCAGCCAGCTCATCGGCCGCTTCTGCCTGGCCGCCGAGGGCGCCACCCGGCAGACGTACGGCACCGGCCGGCTCACCCGCTACGCCGCCGAGCTCGTCGTCCCCCCTGCCACCCGCAACGAATGCGCCGTTCTCAAGGCCGTCGCCGACCGCTATGTGATGCAGCGCGCCGAACAGGAGGCGATCCGGGCCGACCAGCGCGTCGTCGTCGCCGAACTGGCCGAGGCGCTCACCCGGCGCGCACCCGACGGACTCGACCCCCAATTCCGCGCCCTCTTCGACGCCGCGCCCGACGACCGGGCGCGCGGTCGGGTGATTGTGGATCAGATCGCGGCCCTCACCGATGCCTCGGCCGTGACCCTGCACGCCCAGCTCACAGCCCGCCGCTGA
- a CDS encoding NADPH-dependent FMN reductase, whose protein sequence is MNITTQQHEAGSFAARDAEPMRLAVIVGSNRHGRFGPVIVDWFLEHTAGRTDFTTEVVDVGEVDLPTSFGPPPVPDGAAAVAASLAAADAFVVVTPEYNHSYPAALKNLIDWHGEQWHAKPVAFVSYGGVSGGLRAVEHLRQVFAELHATTLRDTVSFANAHSYFDAEGRHRDSRHCDAAAKGLLDRLAWWGQALREARAVRPYEAA, encoded by the coding sequence ATGAACATCACAACGCAGCAGCATGAGGCGGGGAGTTTCGCGGCCCGGGACGCGGAGCCGATGAGACTGGCCGTCATCGTGGGGAGCAATCGGCACGGGCGGTTCGGGCCCGTGATCGTCGACTGGTTTCTGGAACACACCGCGGGGCGCACGGACTTCACGACCGAGGTCGTCGACGTGGGCGAGGTCGATCTGCCCACCTCCTTCGGGCCGCCCCCGGTACCCGACGGCGCCGCCGCGGTGGCGGCGAGCCTGGCGGCGGCCGACGCGTTCGTCGTGGTCACGCCCGAGTACAACCACTCCTACCCCGCGGCGCTGAAGAACCTCATCGACTGGCACGGCGAGCAGTGGCACGCCAAACCCGTCGCCTTCGTCTCCTACGGCGGTGTGTCCGGCGGACTGCGCGCCGTCGAGCATCTGCGGCAGGTCTTCGCCGAACTGCACGCCACCACCCTCCGGGACACCGTCTCCTTCGCCAACGCCCACAGCTACTTCGACGCGGAGGGCCGCCACCGCGACTCCCGGCACTGCGACGCCGCCGCCAAGGGGCTGCTGGACCGGCTGGCCTGGTGGGGGCAGGCGCTGAGGGAGGCCAGGGCCGTACGGCCGTACGAAGCGGCCTGA
- a CDS encoding NAD(P)/FAD-dependent oxidoreductase, protein MVDGEQTFVIVGGGLAGAKAAETLRSEGFTGRVILIGDERDHPYERPPLSKGYLQGKDSRESVFVHEPAWYAQADVELHLGQSVVAVDRAARAVRLGDGTVVHYDKLLLATGAEPRRLDVPGTGLAGVHHLRRLAHAERLRQVLTGLGRENGRLVIAGAGWIGLEVAAAARGYGAEVTVVEPEPTALHHVLGPELGQFFTDLHTEHGVGFHFGARLTEITGQDGMVLAVRTDDGEEHPAHDVLAAIGAAPRTALAEAAGLAVVDRADGGGIAVDAALRTSDPDIYAAGDVAAAENPLLGSRIRVEHWANALNGGPAAARSMLGRDTVYDRVPYFYSDQYDVGMEYSGWAPPGSYDQIVLRGDAGKREFIAFWLAGGRVLAGMNVNVWDVTEPVQELIRSGAPVDPEALADPSVPLTELAGRVSG, encoded by the coding sequence GTGGTCGACGGAGAACAGACATTCGTCATCGTCGGCGGTGGTCTCGCCGGGGCCAAGGCCGCCGAGACCCTGCGGTCGGAGGGTTTCACCGGGCGGGTGATCCTCATCGGCGACGAACGCGACCACCCCTACGAACGCCCACCGCTGTCCAAGGGCTATCTCCAGGGCAAGGACAGCCGGGAGAGCGTTTTCGTCCATGAACCCGCCTGGTACGCGCAGGCCGATGTGGAGCTGCATCTCGGCCAGTCCGTGGTCGCGGTCGACCGGGCGGCCCGTGCCGTACGGCTCGGTGACGGCACGGTCGTGCACTACGACAAGCTGCTGCTGGCCACCGGAGCCGAGCCCCGGCGCCTCGACGTCCCCGGCACCGGTCTGGCCGGGGTGCACCATCTGCGCCGGCTCGCCCACGCCGAGCGGCTCCGTCAGGTGCTGACCGGTCTCGGCCGCGAGAACGGCCGGCTGGTGATCGCCGGAGCGGGCTGGATCGGCCTGGAGGTCGCCGCCGCGGCCCGTGGCTACGGCGCCGAGGTCACCGTCGTCGAGCCGGAGCCCACCGCCCTGCACCATGTCCTCGGCCCCGAGCTGGGCCAGTTCTTCACCGATCTGCACACCGAGCACGGCGTCGGCTTCCACTTCGGCGCCCGGCTCACCGAGATCACCGGTCAGGACGGCATGGTCCTCGCGGTCCGCACCGACGACGGCGAGGAGCACCCCGCGCACGATGTGCTCGCCGCGATCGGCGCCGCCCCGCGCACCGCGCTCGCCGAGGCCGCGGGTCTCGCCGTGGTGGACCGGGCCGACGGCGGCGGTATCGCCGTCGACGCCGCCCTGCGCACCTCCGACCCCGATATCTACGCGGCCGGGGACGTCGCCGCCGCCGAGAACCCGCTGCTGGGCAGCCGGATCCGGGTCGAGCACTGGGCCAACGCGCTCAACGGCGGCCCGGCCGCCGCCCGCTCCATGCTGGGCCGGGACACGGTCTACGACCGCGTCCCCTACTTCTACTCCGACCAGTACGACGTCGGCATGGAGTACTCGGGCTGGGCGCCGCCCGGCTCGTACGACCAGATCGTGCTCCGCGGTGACGCCGGGAAACGCGAGTTCATCGCCTTCTGGCTGGCCGGGGGCCGGGTGCTCGCGGGCATGAACGTCAATGTGTGGGACGTCACAGAACCCGTGCAGGAGCTGATCCGCTCCGGTGCCCCGGTCGACCCCGAGGCGCTCGCCGACCCGTCCGTGCCGCTGACGGAGCTGGCCGGCCGGGTCTCCGGCTGA
- the dnaG gene encoding DNA primase has protein sequence MAGRINDDDVKAVRDAVPIDSVVSEYLQLRNAGGGNLKGLCPFHDEKSPSFQVSPSKGLFHCFGCQEGGDTIAFVMKIDHLTFSETVERLAAKAGITLRYEEGGYNPAHQRGERIRLIEAHKVAAQFYIDQLENGAEAETGRAFLADRGFDRAAAEHFGVGYSPQGWDHLTRFLRGKGFSDKELTLSGLAQDGRRGPIDRFRGRLMWPIRDIAGDVVGFGARKLYETDNGPKYLNTPDTAIYKKSQVLYGIDLAKKEIARTSSAVVVEGYTDVMACHLAGVTTAIATCGTAFGGDHIKILRRLLMDHATAEVIFTFDGDAAGQKAALRAFEDDQKFAAETSIAITPGGMDPCELRLAEGDEAVRGLVGSRTPLFEFALRQLVKRHNLETPAGRAAALDEAAPIVAGIKNGAIQHESAVQLAGMVGILDTQFVVKRVAQLARWARDRGGRGPAGGPARGNGSGGDHRGPGPGPAGPPAAGLPAGPALNLRSPAHRTERELLKLALQRPELVSPTFDAYGSDEFTAPPYTAVRQTIAEAGGAEQGTADAAGYLARVREAAADDTVRALVTELAVEAIHCRTIDETYAGVQLVQVRLRAVDRRIAEVQGTLARLGQTADPAQYTAVQNELWVLQQYAQSLRNHGAAAL, from the coding sequence GTGGCAGGCAGGATCAACGATGACGACGTCAAGGCGGTACGGGACGCGGTCCCGATTGACTCCGTCGTGTCCGAGTACCTCCAGCTGCGGAACGCGGGCGGCGGCAATCTGAAGGGGCTCTGCCCCTTCCACGACGAGAAGTCCCCGTCCTTCCAGGTCAGCCCGAGCAAGGGTCTTTTCCACTGCTTCGGCTGCCAGGAAGGCGGCGACACGATCGCCTTCGTCATGAAGATCGACCATCTCACCTTCTCGGAGACGGTCGAGCGGCTGGCGGCGAAGGCCGGGATCACCCTGCGCTACGAGGAGGGCGGGTACAACCCGGCCCACCAGCGCGGTGAGCGCATCCGGCTGATCGAGGCCCACAAGGTCGCCGCCCAGTTCTACATCGACCAGCTGGAGAACGGCGCGGAGGCCGAGACCGGCCGCGCCTTCCTCGCCGACCGCGGCTTCGACCGGGCCGCCGCCGAACACTTCGGCGTCGGTTACAGCCCCCAGGGCTGGGACCACCTCACCCGCTTTCTGCGCGGCAAGGGCTTCAGCGACAAGGAGCTGACCCTCTCCGGGCTCGCCCAGGACGGCCGCCGCGGGCCCATCGACCGCTTCCGCGGCCGGCTGATGTGGCCGATCCGCGATATCGCCGGCGATGTCGTCGGCTTCGGTGCCCGCAAGCTGTACGAGACGGACAACGGCCCCAAGTATCTGAACACCCCCGATACCGCGATCTACAAGAAGTCCCAGGTGTTGTACGGGATCGACCTGGCCAAGAAGGAGATCGCCAGGACCAGCAGCGCGGTCGTCGTCGAGGGGTACACGGATGTGATGGCCTGCCATCTGGCGGGCGTCACCACCGCCATCGCGACCTGCGGCACCGCGTTCGGCGGCGACCACATCAAGATCCTCCGGCGGTTGCTGATGGACCATGCCACCGCCGAGGTGATCTTCACCTTCGATGGTGACGCGGCCGGGCAGAAGGCGGCCCTGCGGGCGTTCGAGGACGACCAGAAGTTCGCCGCCGAGACCTCCATCGCGATCACCCCCGGCGGGATGGACCCCTGCGAGCTGAGGCTCGCCGAGGGTGACGAGGCGGTGCGGGGCCTGGTCGGCAGCCGTACGCCGCTTTTCGAGTTCGCCCTGCGGCAGCTGGTGAAGCGCCACAATCTGGAGACCCCGGCGGGCCGGGCCGCCGCGCTCGACGAGGCCGCGCCCATCGTCGCCGGGATCAAGAACGGCGCGATTCAGCACGAGTCCGCGGTACAGCTCGCGGGCATGGTCGGGATCCTGGACACCCAGTTCGTGGTGAAGCGGGTCGCCCAGCTCGCCCGCTGGGCCCGCGACCGCGGCGGCCGGGGCCCCGCCGGCGGCCCGGCCCGGGGGAACGGCTCCGGCGGCGACCACCGCGGCCCCGGACCCGGCCCGGCGGGCCCGCCCGCCGCCGGGCTGCCCGCGGGACCGGCCCTCAATCTCCGCAGCCCCGCCCACCGCACCGAGCGGGAACTGCTCAAGCTGGCCCTCCAGCGCCCCGAGCTGGTCTCGCCCACCTTCGACGCCTACGGCTCCGACGAGTTCACCGCCCCGCCGTACACGGCTGTCCGGCAGACCATCGCCGAGGCGGGCGGTGCCGAGCAGGGCACGGCGGACGCGGCCGGTTATCTCGCCCGGGTCCGGGAGGCCGCCGCCGACGACACGGTCCGTGCCCTGGTCACCGAGCTGGCCGTGGAGGCGATCCACTGCCGGACCATCGACGAGACCTATGCCGGTGTCCAGCTGGTGCAGGTACGGCTCCGGGCGGTGGACCGCCGTATCGCCGAGGTCCAGGGCACCCTCGCCCGCCTCGGCCAGACCGCCGACCCCGCGCAGTACACGGCCGTTCAGAACGAACTGTGGGTCCTCCAGCAGTACGCCCAGTCCCTCCGCAACCACGGCGCCGCGGCGCTCTGA
- a CDS encoding ScbR family autoregulator-binding transcription factor, which translates to MAQQERAIRTRQKIIVEAAKVFDEVGYEATKITDILERAGLTKGALYFHFESKRELAQAVLDAQADVLPEIAPHELKLQEAIDGAQVLSRLLQPKTGDPIFQGSVRLTVDAGSAKDGLDRRVPMRAWNEINQIKFREAQMNGELLPHLDIEAVSWMMTATFTGTQVMSSIMTNRQDMPERMADLHRMLLASIAVPGVLARLDFSPERGRRLYEQAVKGAARGALSGGAAG; encoded by the coding sequence GTGGCGCAACAGGAGCGGGCCATCCGCACACGGCAGAAGATCATCGTGGAAGCGGCCAAGGTGTTCGACGAAGTCGGATACGAGGCAACGAAGATCACCGACATTCTCGAACGGGCGGGGCTGACCAAGGGCGCCCTGTACTTCCACTTCGAGTCCAAGCGGGAACTCGCCCAGGCGGTGCTCGACGCCCAGGCCGACGTGCTGCCGGAGATCGCGCCGCACGAGCTGAAGCTCCAGGAGGCGATCGACGGGGCCCAGGTGCTTTCGCGGCTGCTCCAGCCGAAGACCGGTGACCCGATCTTCCAAGGGAGCGTGCGGCTCACCGTGGACGCGGGCTCGGCCAAGGACGGGCTGGACCGGCGGGTCCCGATGCGGGCCTGGAACGAGATCAACCAGATCAAGTTCCGTGAGGCGCAGATGAACGGCGAGCTGCTGCCGCATCTGGACATCGAGGCCGTCTCCTGGATGATGACCGCGACCTTCACCGGCACCCAGGTGATGTCCAGCATCATGACCAACCGTCAGGACATGCCGGAGCGGATGGCGGATCTGCACCGCATGCTGCTGGCGTCGATCGCCGTCCCCGGTGTGCTGGCCCGGCTCGACTTCTCGCCGGAGCGCGGGCGGCGGCTGTACGAGCAGGCGGTGAAAGGGGCGGCCCGTGGCGCCCTGAGCGGGGGCGCGGCCGGGTGA
- a CDS encoding SanA/YdcF family protein, producing the protein MRRSLGGLWARLRERVPGRVRSGAAALRVPRPRLPRSRRGRRRLAQVVMAGAVLALAPTTWLHLSAGDRVRTVADVPAQDVAVVFGAGLWDGRPTPYLAHRLDAAAELYRTGKVKVVLVTGDNSREDYDEPDAMRTYLTGQGVPDGRIVSDYAGFDTWDSCVRAKKIFGVDRAVLVTQGFHIRRALALCGSAGIEAYGIGVSEPRDATWYHGEVRDLVAAGKAALDTVLEPDPRFLGAKERGVQEALTAAGR; encoded by the coding sequence ATGAGGCGATCACTGGGAGGGCTGTGGGCCCGACTGCGGGAGCGGGTGCCCGGCCGGGTCCGGTCCGGGGCGGCCGCCCTGCGGGTGCCGAGGCCCCGGCTGCCCCGGTCGCGGCGGGGGCGGCGGCGGCTGGCGCAGGTGGTGATGGCGGGTGCCGTGCTCGCCCTGGCGCCGACGACCTGGCTGCACCTGTCGGCCGGTGACCGGGTCCGTACGGTCGCGGATGTACCGGCGCAGGACGTGGCGGTCGTCTTCGGCGCCGGTCTGTGGGACGGCCGGCCGACTCCGTATCTCGCGCACCGGCTCGACGCGGCCGCCGAGCTGTACCGGACGGGGAAGGTGAAGGTCGTCCTGGTCACCGGCGACAACAGCCGCGAGGACTACGACGAGCCCGACGCCATGCGGACGTATCTGACCGGGCAGGGGGTGCCGGACGGCCGGATCGTCAGCGATTACGCGGGCTTCGACACCTGGGACTCGTGCGTCCGGGCCAAGAAGATCTTCGGCGTTGACCGGGCGGTCCTGGTCACCCAGGGCTTCCATATCCGCCGGGCCCTCGCGCTCTGCGGTTCCGCCGGGATCGAGGCGTACGGAATCGGGGTGTCCGAGCCCCGCGACGCGACCTGGTACCACGGTGAGGTGCGCGATCTCGTCGCGGCGGGCAAGGCGGCGCTGGACACCGTGCTCGAACCGGACCCCCGTTTCCTGGGCGCGAAGGAGCGGGGCGTACAGGAGGCGCTGACCGCCGCCGGTCGCTGA
- a CDS encoding MFS transporter, with amino-acid sequence MTDRHPRRWLILVVLCLSTLVLVIDNMVLTVAIPAITKDLGATNRDIQWILDSYMLVFAGLLLTAGSLSDRYGRRKVMIVGLVVFGAASVVATCATSPELLILGRTLMGVGGALVMPSTLSILVTVFDEDERPKAIAAWSAVAMVGLVGGPVLGGALIADFWWGAVFLINIPIAVLAIVAALVLMPESKGPWRKADPVGMVLSMAGMTALVWTVIELPKGGLGHTGTQISLAVALVGLVGFGVWETRTASPMVPLSLFRNKVFTGASLSIVLLTFANGGLMLVLTQYLQFVLDYSATAAGLAFTPLAVTTLLFNAVGASVLPRTGNRVLAVTGFLTIAAGFAVLSTLSRDDGWGVLIAAMVLMGAGSGLAMPAVISALMGAVPKEHAGVGSALNDTVQQAGAALGVAVIGAVLSSGYSDGMPAAAPHAARESIGYAIDLAERTKDGALLEAAASAFTTGMSHSFLAGAAGVLVAAALATVLMRNPAGGGRAEPAAGRDERPGGEHEARPGGGEGEPGTAEAADGELLSKR; translated from the coding sequence ATGACGGACCGTCATCCACGACGCTGGCTGATTCTGGTGGTGCTCTGCCTGAGCACCTTGGTGCTGGTGATCGACAACATGGTGCTCACGGTGGCCATCCCCGCGATCACCAAGGACCTGGGTGCCACCAACCGGGACATCCAGTGGATCCTCGACTCCTACATGCTGGTCTTCGCCGGTCTGCTGCTGACGGCGGGCAGCCTCTCCGACCGGTACGGCCGGCGGAAGGTGATGATCGTCGGACTGGTGGTCTTCGGTGCCGCGTCGGTGGTCGCCACCTGTGCCACCAGCCCCGAACTGCTCATTCTGGGCCGGACACTGATGGGCGTCGGCGGTGCGCTGGTGATGCCGAGCACGCTCTCCATCCTGGTCACGGTCTTCGACGAGGACGAGCGTCCGAAGGCGATCGCCGCCTGGTCCGCGGTCGCCATGGTCGGCCTGGTCGGCGGCCCGGTCCTCGGCGGTGCGCTGATCGCCGACTTCTGGTGGGGCGCCGTCTTCCTGATCAACATCCCGATCGCGGTGCTGGCGATCGTGGCGGCGCTGGTGCTGATGCCGGAGTCCAAGGGCCCCTGGCGCAAGGCGGATCCCGTCGGGATGGTGCTCTCGATGGCCGGAATGACCGCCCTGGTCTGGACGGTCATCGAACTGCCGAAGGGTGGTCTCGGGCACACCGGTACGCAGATCTCGCTGGCCGTCGCCCTGGTGGGGCTGGTCGGTTTCGGGGTCTGGGAGACCCGCACGGCATCGCCGATGGTCCCGCTCTCCCTCTTCCGCAACAAGGTCTTCACCGGTGCCAGTCTCTCCATCGTCCTGCTGACCTTCGCCAACGGCGGTCTGATGCTGGTGCTGACCCAGTACCTCCAGTTCGTCCTCGACTACAGCGCCACCGCGGCCGGGCTCGCCTTCACCCCGCTGGCGGTGACGACCCTGCTGTTCAACGCCGTCGGCGCGTCCGTGCTGCCCAGGACCGGAAACCGGGTCCTCGCCGTCACCGGATTCCTCACCATCGCGGCCGGGTTCGCCGTGCTGTCGACGCTCTCCCGGGATGACGGCTGGGGTGTGCTCATCGCGGCGATGGTCCTGATGGGCGCGGGCAGCGGGCTCGCGATGCCCGCCGTGATCTCCGCGCTGATGGGTGCCGTCCCCAAGGAGCACGCGGGCGTCGGCTCCGCCCTCAACGACACCGTCCAGCAGGCGGGCGCGGCCCTCGGCGTCGCCGTCATCGGTGCCGTGCTCTCCAGCGGATACTCCGACGGAATGCCGGCCGCGGCGCCCCACGCGGCCCGCGAGTCCATCGGCTACGCGATCGACCTGGCGGAGCGGACCAAGGACGGCGCGCTGCTGGAGGCCGCGGCCTCCGCATTCACCACGGGTATGTCCCACAGCTTCCTGGCGGGCGCCGCCGGGGTACTGGTCGCGGCGGCCCTGGCGACCGTGCTGATGCGGAACCCCGCCGGGGGCGGGCGCGCCGAGCCGGCCGCGGGGCGCGACGAGCGGCCCGGCGGTGAGCACGAGGCCCGTCCCGGCGGTGGGGAAGGGGAGCCGGGTACCGCGGAGGCGGCGGACGGGGAGCTGCTGTCGAAGCGCTGA
- a CDS encoding RNA polymerase sigma factor, producing MQTRTRTLGQTPLAPPAQPPASAGPLADGPTGSRGDPAGTARSLPPGHPEGADEADAVEVPEAARALNRADSGGPSSDLFRQYLREIGRIPLLTAAEEVELARCVEAGLFAEEKLAGTPDINNSRLAVDLDRLVVLGRMAKRRLIEANLRLVVSVAKRYVGRGLTMLDLVQEGNLGLIRAVEKFDYARGYKFSTYATWWIRQAMSRALADQARTIRVPVHVVELINRVVRVQRRMLQEHGHEPTAEEVAAQLDLPPERIGEVLRLAQEPVSLHAPVGEEDDVALGDLIEDGDAASPVESAAFLLLREHLEAVLSTLGERERKVVQLRYGLVDGRPRTLEEIGRIFGVTRERIRQIESKTLNKLRDHAFADQLRGYLD from the coding sequence GTGCAGACCCGGACCCGGACCCTCGGCCAAACCCCACTCGCGCCCCCGGCTCAGCCCCCGGCCTCGGCCGGCCCCCTGGCCGACGGCCCCACCGGGTCCCGCGGTGACCCGGCCGGCACCGCGCGGTCCCTGCCACCGGGGCATCCCGAAGGCGCCGACGAGGCCGATGCCGTCGAAGTACCGGAGGCCGCCCGCGCGCTGAACCGGGCCGACAGCGGCGGCCCCTCTTCCGATCTGTTCCGGCAGTATCTGCGGGAGATCGGCCGTATCCCCCTCCTCACCGCCGCCGAAGAGGTCGAACTGGCCCGCTGTGTCGAGGCCGGGCTGTTCGCCGAGGAGAAGCTCGCGGGCACCCCCGACATCAACAACTCCCGGCTCGCCGTCGACCTCGACCGGCTCGTCGTCCTCGGCCGGATGGCCAAACGCCGCCTCATCGAGGCGAATCTGCGGCTCGTGGTCTCGGTCGCCAAACGGTACGTCGGACGCGGGCTGACCATGCTCGACCTCGTCCAGGAAGGCAACCTCGGGCTGATCCGCGCGGTGGAGAAGTTCGACTACGCCCGGGGCTACAAGTTCTCCACGTACGCCACCTGGTGGATCCGCCAGGCGATGTCCCGCGCCCTCGCCGACCAGGCCCGGACCATCCGGGTCCCGGTCCATGTCGTCGAACTGATCAACCGGGTCGTCCGGGTCCAGCGCCGGATGCTCCAGGAGCACGGCCATGAACCCACCGCCGAGGAGGTCGCCGCCCAGCTCGATCTGCCGCCCGAGCGGATCGGTGAGGTACTGCGGCTCGCCCAGGAACCGGTCTCCCTGCACGCTCCGGTGGGGGAGGAGGACGATGTCGCGCTCGGCGATCTGATCGAGGACGGCGATGCCGCGTCCCCCGTCGAATCCGCCGCCTTCCTGCTGCTGCGGGAGCATCTGGAGGCCGTGCTCTCCACCCTCGGCGAACGCGAGCGCAAGGTGGTGCAGTTGCGGTACGGGCTGGTCGACGGCAGACCACGGACCCTGGAGGAGATCGGCCGGATCTTCGGGGTGACCCGGGAGCGGATACGCCAGATCGAATCCAAGACCCTCAACAAACTCCGCGACCACGCCTTCGCCGACCAGCTCCGGGGCTACCTCGACTGA
- a CDS encoding TIGR03086 family metal-binding protein, whose product MEQDRTTLLARHSAALALFTERVHAVRPGQWDEPTPCTEWSVRDLVNHLTAEQLWVPDLVTDGARIAEVGDMYDGDVLGGDPRAAWDAAARAARRAFAAPGALERTVGLSYGETPAVAYCAQMTTDAVVHSWDLSRAIGAPERLPDDLVAFALDEVTPYAAQLSQTGLFAPPVEPPPGDSHQARLLALLGRRA is encoded by the coding sequence ATGGAACAGGACAGAACCACTCTGCTCGCCCGGCACTCCGCGGCCCTGGCGCTCTTCACGGAACGGGTCCACGCCGTCCGGCCCGGCCAGTGGGACGAGCCGACGCCGTGCACCGAGTGGTCCGTCCGCGATCTGGTCAACCACCTCACGGCCGAGCAGTTGTGGGTGCCCGATCTGGTGACGGACGGAGCCCGGATCGCGGAGGTGGGCGACATGTACGACGGTGATGTGCTCGGCGGCGACCCACGGGCCGCCTGGGACGCGGCGGCCCGGGCGGCCCGCCGGGCGTTCGCCGCGCCGGGCGCCCTGGAGCGTACGGTCGGCCTGTCGTACGGGGAGACCCCCGCGGTGGCGTACTGCGCCCAGATGACGACGGACGCGGTGGTGCACTCCTGGGATCTGTCCCGGGCGATCGGCGCGCCCGAGCGGCTCCCGGACGATCTGGTCGCCTTCGCCCTGGACGAGGTCACCCCGTACGCGGCACAGCTTTCGCAGACGGGCCTGTTCGCCCCGCCGGTCGAGCCCCCGCCGGGCGACAGCCACCAGGCCCGGCTGCTGGCCCTGCTCGGCCGCCGGGCGTAG